One stretch of Elephas maximus indicus isolate mEleMax1 chromosome 22, mEleMax1 primary haplotype, whole genome shotgun sequence DNA includes these proteins:
- the EIF2B1 gene encoding translation initiation factor eIF-2B subunit alpha, with the protein MDEKELIEYFKSQIKEDPDMASAVAAIRTLLEFLKRDKGETIQGLRANLTNAIETLCGVDSSVAVSSGGELFLRFISLTSLEYSDYSKCKKIMIERGELYLRRISLSRNKIADLCHTFIKDGARILTHASSRVVLRVLEAAVTAKKRFSVYITESQPDLSGQKMARALSHLNVPVTVILDAAVGYIMEKADLVIVGAEGVVENGGIINKIGTHQMAVCAKAQNKPFYVVAESFKFVRLFPLNQQDVPDKFKYKADTLRSVQAGQDLKEEHPWVDYTPPSLITLLFTDLGVLTPSAVSDELIKLYL; encoded by the exons ATGGACGAAAAGG AGTTAATTGAATACTTCAAGTCTCAGATCAAAGAAGATCCTGACATGGCCTCAGCAGTGGCTGCCATCCGAACTTTGCTGGAGTTCTTAAAGAGAGATAAAG GGGAGACAATCCAGGGCCTGCGAGCGAACCTCACCAATGCCATAGAAACCCTGTGTGGTGTGGACTCCTCTGTGGCCGTGTCCTCTGGAGGGGAACTCTTCCTTCGCTTCATCAGCCTGACCTCCCTGGAATACTCT GATTACTCCAAATGTAAAAAGATCATGATTGAGAGGGGAGAGCTTTACCTCAGGAGAATATCgctgtcaagaaataaaattgcaGATCTGTGCCACACCTTCATCAAAGACGGGGCC AGGATATTAACTCACGCCTCCTCCAGGGTGGTCCTCAGGGTCCTGGAAGCAGCCGTCACGGCCAAGAAGCGTTTCAGCGTGTACATCACAGAGTCTCAGCCGGATCTATCAGGGCAA AAAATGGCCAGAGCTCTGTCCCACCTCAATGTCCCCGTCACTGTGATCCTGGATGCTGCCGTTGG ctATATCATGGAAAAAGCAGATCTTGTCATAGTTGGTGCCGAAGGAGTTGTGGAAAATGGAGGGATTATTAACAAG attggaacccaccagatgGCTGTGTGCGCCAAAGCACAAAACAAGCCTTTTTACGTGGTTGCAGAAAGTTTCAAGTTTGTTCGGCTCTTCCCGCTAAACCAGCAAGATGTCCCAGATAAGTTTAAG TACAAGGCGGACACGCTGAGGTCTGTGCAGGCTGGACAAGACCTCAAGGAGGAACATCCCTGGGTCGACTACACGCCCCCATCCTTAATCACACTGCTGTTCACAGACCTGGGCGTCCTCACGCCCTCAGCAGTCAGTGATGAACTCATCAAGCTCTATCTATGA